One part of the Marmota flaviventris isolate mMarFla1 chromosome 4, mMarFla1.hap1, whole genome shotgun sequence genome encodes these proteins:
- the Pbld gene encoding LOW QUALITY PROTEIN: phenazine biosynthesis-like domain-containing protein (The sequence of the model RefSeq protein was modified relative to this genomic sequence to represent the inferred CDS: substituted 2 bases at 2 genomic stop codons) produces the protein MKLPIFVVDAFTVRAFRGNPAAVCLLENKLDEDLHQKIAQEMNLSETAFIQKLNPTDNFTQSSCFGLRWFTPASEVPLCGHATLASSAVLFYKIKNTNNILTFVTLSGELKARRAEDGIILDFPLYPTYPQEFHEVEDLIKMAIGNTLVQDIRYSPDTRKLLVRLSDSYDRXMXLLATLKVNTENLLQVENTGKVRGLILTLKGEAGGQTQAFDFYSRYFAPWVGVAEDPVTGSAHTVLGSYWSQVLGKQEMRAFQCSPRGGELYISLRPEGRIDIKGGAALVLEGMLTA, from the exons AAATTGGATGAAGACTTGCATCAAAAAATtgcccaggagatgaacctctctGAAACTGCTTTTATCCAAAAACTGAACCCGACAGACAACTTCACACAAa gTTCCTGCTTTGGACTAAGGTGGTTCACACCAGCGAGTGAGGTCCCGCTCTGTGGTCACGCCACCCTGGCATCTTCGGCTGTGCTGTTTTACAAAATAA aaaacacaaataatattCTAACCTTTGTCACTCTGAGTGGGGAACTAAAGGCCAGAAGAGCAGAGGATGGTATCATCCTGGATTTTCCTCTTTATCCGACCTACCCACAG gAGTTCCACGAAGTAGAGGACCTGATAAAG ATGGCCATAGGCAACACACTGGTCCAGGATATCCGATATTCTCCAGATACCCGAAAACTCCTTGTCCGGCTCAGTGATTCTTATGACAGGTAAATGTGATTGTTAGCT ACTCTGAAAGTGAATACGGAGAACCTGCTGCAAGTTGAAAACACAGGGAAGGTGCGAGGACTCATTCTTACCCTAAAAGGAGAGGCTGGAGGGCAGACCCAAGCATTTGATTTTTACTCCAGATATTTTGCACCATGGGTTGGTGTGGCTGAAGATCCTGTAACAG GGTCTGCACACACTGTTCTTGGCAGCTACTGGTCCCAGGTGCTAGGGAAGCAAGAAATGCGTG catttcaGTGTTCCCCTCGAGGAGGAGAACTATACATTTCATTACGACCTGAAGGAAGAATTGACATTAAGGGTGGTGCCGCCCTTGTCCTGGAGGGCATGCTGACAGCCTAG